CTTCACCCTGGCCATGAACCGATCGGCCGTAGCTCCGTCGATCACCCGATGGTCGAACGAGAGGCTCAAGTAGGCCATCGACCGGATCGCAATGGCGTCATGGATGACCACCGGCCGTTTCTGGACCGCGCCAACCCCCAGGATCGCGATTTGCGGCTGATGAATGATCGGCGTGCTGAACAGACTGCCGAACCCTCCGTGGTTGGTGATCGAGAAGGTCCCTCCCAAGACCTCGTCCGGATTCAATCGTTTGCTCCTCGCCCGTTCCGCCAGGTCGGCGATCTCTTCCGCCAGTTGCATCAAGCCCTTTCGATCCGCATGCCGCACCACCGGCACGAGCAAGCCGTCCTCCAACGCCGTGGCGATCCCGATGTGGATGTCTTTTTTGATCACGATCCCTTCGTCGCTCCACGACGAGTTCATGATGGGAACGTCTCTGATCGCGCGGGCCACCGCCTGGATGACGAACGGCAGATAGGTAAGCGGCCGACCTTCCCGGAATTTGACGATCCCCGAAAAGTCCGCTTCAAAGACCGTCGTCACATGGGCGGCGGTCCGTCTGCTGTTGACCATCCGTTCGGCGATGGTCTTCCTCATCAGCGTGAGCGGGACAATCTCGTCGCCCGTTTCATGTTCCTCGGTCGTTGCGGACCGCTCGGTGGTGGAAACTGATTGCGCCGCCTCTGTGTGGCGATGGGCGATGAAGTCCTCCACGTCTTTCTTGGTGATCCGGCCTCCGGCGCCGGTTCCTTTTACTTGCGAGAGATCCACGCCATATTGTTTCGCCAGGTGACGGACGGCCGGCGAATAATGGAGCGTTGTTTCGGCCTCTGCGCCACCAGCCCCCCTGGTCGCCCGTTCCTCTTCAGCAACGGACTCTCTTGAGCGGACCACGACTCCGCCGACCCGATTGATCACTTCAGTTGGAGGCGCGCCATCGATGCGGCCCAACACGGTGCCGACCGGCACGGTCTCGCCTTCCTTCACAAGGAT
This sequence is a window from Candidatus Nitrospira inopinata. Protein-coding genes within it:
- a CDS encoding dihydrolipoamide acetyltransferase family protein codes for the protein MATDILMPQLGESIAEGTVVKWLIPVGGMVERDQSLLEVETEKVALEIPSPAAGRLSEILVKEGETVPVGTVLGRIDGAPPTEVINRVGGVVVRSRESVAEEERATRGAGGAEAETTLHYSPAVRHLAKQYGVDLSQVKGTGAGGRITKKDVEDFIAHRHTEAAQSVSTTERSATTEEHETGDEIVPLTLMRKTIAERMVNSRRTAAHVTTVFEADFSGIVKFREGRPLTYLPFVIQAVARAIRDVPIMNSSWSDEGIVIKKDIHIGIATALEDGLLVPVVRHADRKGLMQLAEEIADLAERARSKRLNPDEVLGGTFSITNHGGFGSLFSTPIIHQPQIAILGVGAVQKRPVVIHDAIAIRSMAYLSLSFDHRVIDGATADRFMARVKDAIEHSDWERNL